ATTTACTTGCTTCACTCGGATGCGGCGTTGAATTACTTCGCCATGAGTATCCCATTCCAAGCTAATCAGAAATTGTTATTTATTGGTGATTCTATCACTGATTGTGGTCGTGGCCGTCCTTTGGGGCAGCGTCGAGCCTCTAGCCTGGGATCAGGCTACGTGAGTTTTGTGGATAGCATTTTAGGTGCGGCGCATCCGGAGTTGCCTGTGCGGGTCTTGAATACTGGCATCAGTGGTAATCGTGTCACGGATTTAGAAGCGCGTTGGCAGACAGATGTGCTCGATTTAGAGCCTAATTGGCTCTCCGTAATGATTGGCATTAACGACGTCTGGCGTCAGTTCGATAGTGAGCTTGGCGCCATGCAAGTGGGGCCCGAGGAATACGAATCGATCTATCGCCGCTTACTGGCGCAGACGCGTCCACAGTTGGATGGTCTGGTTTTGATGACGCCTTATTTTCTAGAAAGCAATTTGGAAGATCCCATGCGTGCTAAAATGGATGTGTATGGTGCGATTACTAAAAAGTTGGCAGCTGAGTTCGATGCTATTTATGTTGATACGCAAGCGGCCTTTGATCGCTATCTAGCCCACCAACCAACACAGTCACTCTGCTCGGAT
The nucleotide sequence above comes from Coraliomargarita algicola. Encoded proteins:
- a CDS encoding SGNH/GDSL hydrolase family protein; the protein is MSIPFQANQKLLFIGDSITDCGRGRPLGQRRASSLGSGYVSFVDSILGAAHPELPVRVLNTGISGNRVTDLEARWQTDVLDLEPNWLSVMIGINDVWRQFDSELGAMQVGPEEYESIYRRLLAQTRPQLDGLVLMTPYFLESNLEDPMRAKMDVYGAITKKLAAEFDAIYVDTQAAFDRYLAHQPTQSLCSDRVHPNGVGHMILARSFLQAVGVS